The Dokdonia sp. 4H-3-7-5 genomic interval TAAACGCCTTGTCGTGAGAGATCACAACGACTGCCTTTGCCTTATTCAACAAGAAATCCTCTAACCATATCACAGACTCAATATCTACGTGGTTTGTAGGCTCATCCAATAAGATAAGATCTGGTTTTTGCAGCAAGATTTTGGCAAGCTCAATACGCATGCGCCATCCTCCAGAAAATTCGCTCGTAGGTCTTGTAAAATCCTCACGTTTAAACCCAAGTCCTTTTAAGGCTTTTTCAACTTCCTCTTCATAATTTACCTCCTCAATCGCATAGAACTTCTCGCCAAGATCTGTCACCTTAGTGATGATGTCCATATATTCCTTAGACTCATAATCTGTACGAGTTTCTAGCTCCTTGTTAAGACGAGCCATCTCCTCCTTCATTGTAAAAACAGTAGAAAAAGCCTTAGAAGCCTCCTCCATTACCGTACAATCATCATCTGTAAGTAAGTGCTGTGGTAAGTATGCTATGACTGCATCCTTAGGAGTTCGCACGTTACCACGAGTAGGTTTTAACGCTCCTGCGATAATTTTCATCATGGTAGACTTACCAGCTCCGTTTTTACCCATAAGGGCAATTTTATCATTCTCATTAATAGAGAAAGAAACATCTGCAAAAAGTGTGTCTCCGCTAAACTCAACGGCAAGGTTATCTACTGCAATCATAATATAAATTTAAGATTGCAAAAATACTATATTAAGTGGTGCTGTGTGAAGATTAGTGCGCTTTCGCGAAAGCGTACTTTTGAAATATAAATCTAAGCGAAAAGATAAAAAATTAGCATACTACTTTTCTGCTAGTTCAAACGTGAGAGGTAGCATTGCTCCTACCTTACGCGCTGCCATCGCACCTCCTGTATACAAGACATCAACAGGACTATGATTTCCAAATGAATCAATCAAAAATGGAGCTGTAGCTTCAAGTTTAGATTGCTCGTCTTGGTTATAAAGAATCTGGATATCCTCTTCAAGAAGGGTTACTTCATGCCCTTTATCTGTAGCAATTATTTTGAAAGGCGCATATGGAGCAGTCTCATATTTGCCTAGAAAAACTCTATACTTTTCTTCTACCAATTTATGATCACGTAGCGCTCTCAAAAAGTGAAGTAGAGATCCTTTATATTCTGCAGTTCTATTTTTTAAAATCTTACGGCTCGTTTTTTCTTTAATGTTTTCAAAAAACACAGTGCCCACAAAAAAGGACTTGCTCGCCATATTAAATCCATTAAGACTTTTCTCATAAGTAACCTCAAAGTCCATGAGATCATAAGATACGAGATACCCTAAGTTTTTATTTCTAATCCTAATAGGCACATTGCTGTCTGCATATAGCATTCCGTTAGTAGCACTATATCTCAACCGGATATCTTTTTCATTAAGAATTTTGACATCCTTCGTATTTAATACCGAGCCTATAAAGTACTTTTTAAAAGCTCTCATTTTACGTTCTCTTGACCAAGTATCGTCATCTAATATTACCTCATCTAGTGAATCGATACTTTCCTTGAGGTATAGCGTTCCTAAGGAGCCTAGTTGATTGTGGGGGATAATAAGCGTCTCAAAACCTAAAACACTTATAATAAGTTCGGTTTCTATCGCATTATCTCTAGTGATTTTGAAATCTCCTTGCGCATTAGATATAGCGCCAATTGTGGTATTATTAAAATAGACAGAGGCATTCTCGATGGCAAGACTGTCTTGTGTAGCTAGTAGTGTTCCTGTAATTACATCTTGAGCGTGTATTGTTATCGCAAAAAGAAAAAAGACAATACAACTAGCTACTTTCATAAGATATAAATTACGACAACATATTATTTTTTAAGAGTAGATTTATTGATCTAAACCACTTGCTGCATCTTCGTCCATAAACCAATGAAGTTCTCCAGAGAGTGGTGAAACAAGACTTGCTGGATAATCTCTAAAATCTTCTTCTTGATTAATGATAGTGACTACCTTTTCTTCTTTTGAAGCTCCAGTAACTAAAAAAGCTACGGCTTGCGCATTATTGATAATATCGCCCGTAATACTTACGCGTTGTTGTCCAGATTCTGGATGTGTAGCGACTCCGCACCAGTTTGATGAGTCCCACAGTTCTATCTCATGAGGAAATATAGATGCAGTATGACCATCATCTCCCATACCTAATATGACTAAATCAAATTGAGGCACCTCATTTTCTGAAGCTAGGGTACTTTCTAAAACCTCTGCATAGCGTTTAGCTTCTGCTTCTGGATTATTTTCGCCAAGGATGCGGTGTATATTTTCCGCAGGGATATTGATTTTTGAAAACAAATGATCTACAGTCATTTTGTAATTGCTTTGCTCATCTGTAGGAGCAACACAACGCTCATCTCCCCAGTAAAACTGAAACTTGGACCAGTTTGCATCTTTATGCTTCTCTGCAAGTAAGTCAAAAACAATTTTAGGAGTGCTTCCTCCAGATAGTGCTACAGTAAAACGTTCTTTACCGCTTGCAGCTTCCATTAAATAAGTAGCAAAATCTTGAGCTACTTCTTGCTTTGTTTTTGATATATGTAGTGTCATTGTTTTCTATTCTATAACTGCAACTGCAGAAGCTAGTTATTATGGGTAAAACTCAATATTGTTATTCTATCACACAGTATCCTGGATCATCTGCTAGATGTGCTCCTGGATTACGCCAGCCGCCACGACCTTCTATAAGATCATCTGCAAATTCTGGTCCCCAGACTCCTGCTGCATAACCATACATCTTTACATCACGACTTGTCCAATATTCAAGTATAGGATCTGTAAATCTCCATGCTGCTTCTACCTCGTCTGCACGAGAATATAACGTAGCATCACCTTGCATTGCATCAAGCAATAGACGTTCGTAAGCCTCCATAATATCTGTATCACCTAAGCTAGAGTAGTAAAAATCAAGATTACCACGTTCTACCTTAAATCCTTGTCCTGGCACTTTCACACCAAACTTTACTAAGATACCCTCATCAGGTTGAATACGTATGATGAGTTTATTATCCTTATTAATGTCTGAGTTTTTAAAGATCTGGTGGTGCGGTGACTTGAAGTGTATCACAACTTCTGTAACCTTAGTAGGCATACGTTTTGCCGTACGCACATAAAAAGGAACATCTGCCCAGCGCCAGTTATCTACAAAAAACTTAACCGCAGCATAGGTTTCTGTAATACTATCTGGATCTACATCTTCTTCCTCACGGTAACTATTTACACGCTCACCATCTATCTCACTGCTTAAATATTGCCCGCGTATAGTATTCTCTTCTAGCACCTCTGGGTCTGTCATTAATCGTAATGACTTAAGTGCTTTTAATTTCTCGTTACGTATTTCTTCTGGATCTGCACTTAATGGTGGTTCCATTACTATTAATGCAACAAGCTGTAATAAGTGACTTTGAAACATATCTCGCAATGCTCCAGACTTATCATAATAACCACCACGAGACTCTACGCCTCCACTCTCTGCATTTGTAATCTCTACGTGGTCTATGTAATCACGATTCCATAAAGGTTCAAAAATACTATTTGCAAATCGGGTGACAAGTATGTTTTGAACGGTCTCTTTACCTAAGTAATGATCTATTCTATAAATCTGCGATTCTTTAAAATATCTGTGTAATCCCTCGTTAAGTGACTTTGCAGTCTCAAGACTGTAGCCAAAAGGTTTTTCTACTATAAGTCGTTTCCAACCTAGACGCTCATCATTAAGTCCTTTTGCAGTAAGATTCTTTGCAATGGCTTCAAATAAACTAGGAGGTGTAGATAAGTAAAAGATGATATTATTATCACACTGGTATGTGGTATTGATATCTTGTATACGCTCATTAAGCTCACGGTAATCTACATCGTATTTTTTATGGAGATCTTCATAAAATAACTTTTCAGAAAATTCGGCAATAAACTCCTTACTATCATCTAAATATTTGCTTTCTAGCGCTACGCGTTTTCTAAACTCCTCATCGGTCATAAAACTACGCGCCACACCAAGTACAGCAAAATGCTTAGGTAGGTGTTTATCTTTATATAATTTATATAGAGCAGGAACTAATTTTCGAGCAGTGAGGTCACCCGAGGCGCCAAAAATGACTAATAACTGATTCTCTGTCTTGCGCATATGAATAACTTATTTAAGGTGCTTCAAAAGTATTGAAACTTTCGTCCATTCCCAACCGACTTCCCCACCACTTACTCACAAAAACAATTATTTTTCCACTATTTTTGATGAGCAATACCTACTGATAATTTTGAGTTGTTTTTTTGAGCTCTTTTGTGGGGAATGAAACTTTACTTATGAAAAATTCTTACGATTTTGGCTTGGTTGGACTGGGCGTAATGGGACGCAACTTTATATTAAATGTAGCCGATAATGGCTTTAGCGCGATGGGCAATGACCTTGACCCAGAAAAAGTGCAGGCGCTTATAGAAGAGGGCGGTGACCCAAAACGCGTAGATGCTACGGTTGATGTATCCGCTTTCGCGAAAGCGTTATCATCTCCACGTAAGATCATGTTACTAGTTCCCGCTGGTAAAGTAGTAGACATCGTCATAGAAAGTTTACTGCCACACTTAGATAAAGGAGACATCATCATAGACGGAGGAAACTCATTCTTTACCGATACCGACCGAAGAGAAGCGTACTTATCTGAAAATGGAATTCACTTTTTTGGAGCAGGAGTTTCTGGAGGAGCCAAAGGCGCACGTATAGGACCTAGCATCATGCCTGGAGGATCAAAACCTGGATATGCAGCGGTTCAACCCATCTTTGAAGCAGTATCTGCCAAATATAATGGAGAACCTTGTGTTGCTTACTTAGGACCTAAATCTGCTGGGAACTACGTGAAAATGGTGCACAACGGTATTGAATACGGACTCATGCAACTCACTTCTGAGATATACGATGTACTTAAAAAGGCAGGAAACTTATCTAATCAAGAGCTGCACGAAACCTATAAATCATGGAATGAAGGACGTTTACAATCCTTCTTAGTTGAGATTACATCAGAAATTTTTGCCGAAAAAGACACCCTTACTAGTAGCGACCTTGTAGACCAGATTCTTGATAAAGCAAAACAGAAAGGAACAGGAAAATGGACCTCACAAAATGCGATGGATCTTGGTATTCCCGTACCTTCTATTGATATCGCAGTAAGCATGAGAGAAATCTCTGCACTTAAAGATGAGCGCACCATTGCAGATTCTCTATACGATCGTCCAGAAGTAGCAACAATGGATAAAGAAAAGCTAACTAAGCTTACAGAAGAAGCACTTTACTTCTCTTACATTATTACTTATGCTCAAGGTTTGCATCAGCTAGCAGACGCGTCTAAGGAATATGGATATGACCTCGATATTGCAGTAATTGCAAAAATATGGAGAGCTGGATGTATCATAAGAGCAAAGCTCCTTGCAGATATCACAGATGCTTTTACAGAAGATACAGAGCTACCTAATCTATTGTTATCTCCATCGTTTATTAAAAAGATACAAAGTACAGTAGACTCGGCTAGAGAACTTGTTGCTTATGGAGCAATTAATGGAATCCCGCTTCCTGGAGTATCAAACTCGTTAACTTATTTTGACGCCTATACTTCTACAAGATTACCGCTTAATCTTATCCAAGCACAACGAGATTATTTTGGATCGCATACTTACGAAAGATTAGACCGCGAAGGAATCTTCCACACAGAGTGGGAGAAATAAAACGAAGTATTTAAAATCACCACAGAAGCACTTCCGTATTGTACAAAAACAATCATTCTTTGAGAAAATCTAGCACATGGACAGTAGCTATATGGCTCGCTGTCGTGCTTTTAAGTCTATGTACAGTAGGTTGCTCAAACAGTAAAAGCACAGATCGAGATCATGAGGTGTTTAGATACAACGAGCAATACCAGATTTCAACATTAGATCCTGCTTTTGCTCGTAATCCGCCTATTATCTGGCCAGTAAATCAATTATTTAATGGACTTGTACAATTAGACAATGATCTCAATGTGCAGCCAGATATTGCTAAGTCTTGGATCATTTCTGAAGATGCCCTTACCTACTCTTTTACACTACGTGATGATGTAAAGTTTCATAAACATGAAGCTTTTAATACTGTAGATAGCACAAGGAATGTAGTTGCAAGTGACTTTGTATATTCCTTTGACAGACTTAC includes:
- a CDS encoding carboxypeptidase-like regulatory domain-containing protein; its protein translation is MKVASCIVFFLFAITIHAQDVITGTLLATQDSLAIENASVYFNNTTIGAISNAQGDFKITRDNAIETELIISVLGFETLIIPHNQLGSLGTLYLKESIDSLDEVILDDDTWSRERKMRAFKKYFIGSVLNTKDVKILNEKDIRLRYSATNGMLYADSNVPIRIRNKNLGYLVSYDLMDFEVTYEKSLNGFNMASKSFFVGTVFFENIKEKTSRKILKNRTAEYKGSLLHFLRALRDHKLVEEKYRVFLGKYETAPYAPFKIIATDKGHEVTLLEEDIQILYNQDEQSKLEATAPFLIDSFGNHSPVDVLYTGGAMAARKVGAMLPLTFELAEK
- the pgl gene encoding 6-phosphogluconolactonase, with the protein product MTLHISKTKQEVAQDFATYLMEAASGKERFTVALSGGSTPKIVFDLLAEKHKDANWSKFQFYWGDERCVAPTDEQSNYKMTVDHLFSKINIPAENIHRILGENNPEAEAKRYAEVLESTLASENEVPQFDLVILGMGDDGHTASIFPHEIELWDSSNWCGVATHPESGQQRVSITGDIINNAQAVAFLVTGASKEEKVVTIINQEEDFRDYPASLVSPLSGELHWFMDEDAASGLDQ
- the zwf gene encoding glucose-6-phosphate dehydrogenase, whose product is MRKTENQLLVIFGASGDLTARKLVPALYKLYKDKHLPKHFAVLGVARSFMTDEEFRKRVALESKYLDDSKEFIAEFSEKLFYEDLHKKYDVDYRELNERIQDINTTYQCDNNIIFYLSTPPSLFEAIAKNLTAKGLNDERLGWKRLIVEKPFGYSLETAKSLNEGLHRYFKESQIYRIDHYLGKETVQNILVTRFANSIFEPLWNRDYIDHVEITNAESGGVESRGGYYDKSGALRDMFQSHLLQLVALIVMEPPLSADPEEIRNEKLKALKSLRLMTDPEVLEENTIRGQYLSSEIDGERVNSYREEEDVDPDSITETYAAVKFFVDNWRWADVPFYVRTAKRMPTKVTEVVIHFKSPHHQIFKNSDINKDNKLIIRIQPDEGILVKFGVKVPGQGFKVERGNLDFYYSSLGDTDIMEAYERLLLDAMQGDATLYSRADEVEAAWRFTDPILEYWTSRDVKMYGYAAGVWGPEFADDLIEGRGGWRNPGAHLADDPGYCVIE
- the gndA gene encoding NADP-dependent phosphogluconate dehydrogenase translates to MKNSYDFGLVGLGVMGRNFILNVADNGFSAMGNDLDPEKVQALIEEGGDPKRVDATVDVSAFAKALSSPRKIMLLVPAGKVVDIVIESLLPHLDKGDIIIDGGNSFFTDTDRREAYLSENGIHFFGAGVSGGAKGARIGPSIMPGGSKPGYAAVQPIFEAVSAKYNGEPCVAYLGPKSAGNYVKMVHNGIEYGLMQLTSEIYDVLKKAGNLSNQELHETYKSWNEGRLQSFLVEITSEIFAEKDTLTSSDLVDQILDKAKQKGTGKWTSQNAMDLGIPVPSIDIAVSMREISALKDERTIADSLYDRPEVATMDKEKLTKLTEEALYFSYIITYAQGLHQLADASKEYGYDLDIAVIAKIWRAGCIIRAKLLADITDAFTEDTELPNLLLSPSFIKKIQSTVDSARELVAYGAINGIPLPGVSNSLTYFDAYTSTRLPLNLIQAQRDYFGSHTYERLDREGIFHTEWEK